One window of Amaranthus tricolor cultivar Red isolate AtriRed21 chromosome 11, ASM2621246v1, whole genome shotgun sequence genomic DNA carries:
- the LOC130826658 gene encoding S-protein homolog 3-like: protein MGGGKCYILITLLLILISLKQQKIEASKSYNVTIVDGLGDGENLVFRCQSKDTDFGVHYLNETGQSFSWVFKVNIIRTTLYFCHFYWKDKDVSFPVFEAHNQGDACGYLVYWQVRDDGFYFHCDADALVYKRSWYK from the coding sequence ATGGGTGGAGGCAAGTGTTACATTTTGATTACTCTCTTACTTATTCTAATCTCACTGAAGCAGCAAAAGATTGAAGCCAGCAAATCATATAACGTAACAATCGTTGATGGTCTTGGAGACGGTGAAAATCTAGTGTTCCGATGCCAATCCAAGGATACTGATTTTGGTGTTCATTATTTGAATGAAACAGGACAAAGTTTTAGTTGGGTTTTTAAAGTCAATATCATTCGAACAACACTTTacttttgtcatttttattggAAAGACAAAGATGTAAGTTTTCCTGTTTTTGAAGCACATAATCAAGGAGATGCTTGTGGGTATCTTGTTTATTGGCAAGTTAGGGATGACGGTTTCTACTTTCACTGTGATGCTGATGCGTTGGTTTACAAGCGTTCTTGGTACAAGTAA